In the genome of Pseudomonas sp. Teo4, the window ACATTGACCACGATCACGTTGATCCGCGCTGCCGAAGTCTGCGCCACGGCCCCGACCGGAAACGCTTCGGCGCGCAGGTCGACACCACACAGCTTGGCCATTACCGCGCTGCCCTGGTGCCCAGACAGTTGCAACCAGGCATGGCTATCCTGGCGCGGCAGCAGGTAGTTGCGCTGACCATCCTGGGTCCATTCGGCTTCCTCGGTGGCAACCCGCTTGCCCTGGTCAGCCAGGCTGCCAAGCAACAGGTACTCGCTTTGCGACAGCCGCGCGACCCATCCCCCGTCGTCCTGACGCAGGGCTTGGTTCGGCCGTTCGGGCAGGCGATAGCCCCGTGCTTGCAGGTAGGCTGCGCTGTCACCACCGCGAAACCCCACCCGTGGCAGGTCGGTCAGGTCGGTCAGCGCGCAGGTATTGAGCAGCACGGCCTGCGGGCTGCGTTCGATCAAGGCTTCGGCATTAAGGCTGGACATGGCTCAGAGCTCCTGGCGCTGGTTGTCGGGGTCGAAGAAGGGCAGTTGCACCACCTGGGCATTGACCATCACGCCGCCCTCCACGCGGATCGGGATGTGCATGCCAGGGGTGGCCTGGTGCGCGCCAGCGTAAGCCAGGCCGATGATCTGCCCCAGGGTCTGGGAGTATTCGCAGGAGGTGACGTTGCCGCTGATGTCCGGCCCGTCCAGCACCAGGTGGCCTTCCAGCGGTTGGGGGCTGCCTTGGGGCAGGGTGAAGCCGACCAATTTGCGCTTGAGTGGCTGCGCTTCGAGAATTTCGATGGAGCGTTTGCCGACGAAGAACGGCTTCTTGCGGCCAATCGCCCATTGCATGTCGATCTCGGCCGGGTGGGTCATGCCGTCGGTGTCCTGGCTGATGATCACATGGCCTTTTTCCAGGCGCAGCAGGCGTTGGGTCTCGACACCGAACGGGCGAATGCCCAGCCCCGCGCCGGCCTGCATCAAGGCGTCCCACAGGCGTTCGGCATGGCGGGCCGGGACGTGTACCTCGTAGCCCAGCTCACCGACGAAACCGACCCGCAGGATGCGCGCCGGGATGCCGGCCACCGTGCCCAGGCGCACGCCCAGGTAAGGGAAGGCCTCGGCCGACAGCTCGACGTCGTCGCACACTTTGGCCAGCACCTGGCGCGACAGCGGGCCGGCCAGGTTCACCGCGGCCAGCGCGGCGGTGACGTTGGTGATGTCCACGTCCAGGCGCCATTGCGCGTTCCACTTGAGCATCTGCTGATAGATACGGTCCACGCCGCTGGTGGTGGCGGTGACGTAGAAGTGCTGGTCGGCCAGGCGCGCACACACGCCATCGTCGATCACTACGCCGTGTTCGTTGGTCATCAGTGCATAACGGGTACGGCCGACAGGCAGCTTGGCAAAGCCGAAGGTATAGAGCCGTTCGAGCAGCTCGGCAGCGTCGGGGCCGCGCACATCCAGGCCGCCAAGGGTGGATACGTCGATCAGGCCGACCTTCTCGCGCACGTGGCGGGCTTCTGCCTGCATGCAGTGCTCACGTTGCTCCGGCTTGCCGTAGTACGCCGGGCGCTGCCAGATACCGGCGGGCATCATCTTCGCCCCGGCTTCCAGGTGGCGGCGGTGCATGGGCGTCTGGCGGTAGGGGTCGAAGGCGCGGCCTGCAACGTGGGCCAGCTTTTCCGCCTGGAAGGGGGGGCGAGCCGTGGTCACGCCGGTTTCGCTGATGCTGCGGCCCGTGGCCTGGGCCACCAGACGGGCGGTGGGCAGCGCCGAGTGGCGGCCTTGGGACGGGCCCATGCCGACCGTGGAGAAACGCTTGACCAGCTGTACATCGCGGTAGCCGCTGCGGGTCGCGTTGACGATGTCACGCACTTGCAGGTCTTCGTCGAAGTCGACGAAATCCTTGCCCTTGGGGTGAGGGAAGATCGGCCACGGGAAGTTGACCTTGGCCTCGGCGACGAAGGCCGGCAGCACTGGGGCTGGCAGGCCCAGCGCGGCCAGGGCCTCGGCGGCGCCGCGGGAGGCATCGGTCAGCACGTTGTCCAGATGATGACGGCCATTCACCGAGCCTGCGATATCCAATCCAGCTGGCAGCTGGCTGATGGCGAACTCGTCACGGTTCACGTCATAGGCCAGCTTGCCGCCGGCCTGGCACAGCAACTGGTACACCGGCATGTAGCCCGCCGACATGCACAACAGGTCGCACGACAGACGCAGGCCGTGGTCGCCCACTTTGCCCTGGCCGATGATGGGGCGAATGTCCACGCCGCTGACATGGCGCATGCCGGCTTCGTGCAGCGCTTCGTATACCGTGCTGCCTAGGTGCACGGGGATATCGCGGCGCTTGAGTTCGGCCGCCAGCGCGGCATCGGCGGGGGCGGCGCGCATGTCCACCAGGGCGGCGACGGCCACGCCTTGCTCCTGCAGGTCGAGGGCGGCCAGGTAGCCATCGTCGTGGCCAGTGAGGATCACCGCACGCTGGCCCGGCTTGACCGCGTAGAGCTTCATCAGCCGTTGGGCCGCACTGGTCAGCATCACCCCGGGCAGGTCATTGTTGCGGAACACCACCGGCTGGTCGAACGAGCCTGCGGCCACCAGGCAACGGGTGGCGCGCACCTTGTACATGCGCTTGTGCTGGATCACCGGCAGGTAGTGGTCGGTGAACCAACCGTTGCAAGTGGCTTCCAACAGCACCTGAATGTTCGGGTGGCCTTCGACCGCGGCCAGCAGCTCCCGGCGCAGGTTGGCGGCACGGGTGCCGGCGATGTCGAAACGGGCATAGGTGAGCGAGCCGCCGAGCACCGGTTGCTGCTCGATCAACAGCACCTTGGCCCCGGCGTTGGCGGCGTCCAGCGCAGCACGGAGCCCGGCCGGGCCGCCGCCGATGACGGCGACGTCGACGAATAGGTATGCCTTGTCGTAGTACTGCGGCCTGAAGCTCTGGTCGAGCACGCCGAGCCCGGCCTTCTTGCGAATCAGCGGCTCCCAGACTTTCCACATGCCTTTGGGCTTGTAGAACGAACGGTAGTAGAAGCCCACCGGCATGAAGCGCGAGAACTTGCCAAGGTAGGCATCGCGGTCGTTGTCCAGGCTGCCATTGAAGTTCTGGCCTTCGACCACCTGGCCATCCTGGGCGGCTTGCATGTCGGCCAGCACATTGGGCTCGTCGGGCAGTTGCACCAGGGTGTTGGCGTCCTGTCCGGCCAG includes:
- a CDS encoding sarcosine oxidase; the protein is MSSLNAEALIERSPQAVLLNTCALTDLTDLPRVGFRGGDSAAYLQARGYRLPERPNQALRQDDGGWVARLSQSEYLLLGSLADQGKRVATEEAEWTQDGQRNYLLPRQDSHAWLQLSGHQGSAVMAKLCGVDLRAEAFPVGAVAQTSAARINVIVVNVGSATLPALHILFDRASLAYFSGAMLDAMDEFDGGMVAVDTLAGLA
- a CDS encoding 2Fe-2S iron-sulfur cluster-binding protein, coding for MNSLTRLPAPMGLLIDRERPLRFTFDGQTYPGFAGDSIASALLGNGRWLLSRSFKYHRPRGPLSLAGQDANTLVQLPDEPNVLADMQAAQDGQVVEGQNFNGSLDNDRDAYLGKFSRFMPVGFYYRSFYKPKGMWKVWEPLIRKKAGLGVLDQSFRPQYYDKAYLFVDVAVIGGGPAGLRAALDAANAGAKVLLIEQQPVLGGSLTYARFDIAGTRAANLRRELLAAVEGHPNIQVLLEATCNGWFTDHYLPVIQHKRMYKVRATRCLVAAGSFDQPVVFRNNDLPGVMLTSAAQRLMKLYAVKPGQRAVILTGHDDGYLAALDLQEQGVAVAALVDMRAAPADAALAAELKRRDIPVHLGSTVYEALHEAGMRHVSGVDIRPIIGQGKVGDHGLRLSCDLLCMSAGYMPVYQLLCQAGGKLAYDVNRDEFAISQLPAGLDIAGSVNGRHHLDNVLTDASRGAAEALAALGLPAPVLPAFVAEAKVNFPWPIFPHPKGKDFVDFDEDLQVRDIVNATRSGYRDVQLVKRFSTVGMGPSQGRHSALPTARLVAQATGRSISETGVTTARPPFQAEKLAHVAGRAFDPYRQTPMHRRHLEAGAKMMPAGIWQRPAYYGKPEQREHCMQAEARHVREKVGLIDVSTLGGLDVRGPDAAELLERLYTFGFAKLPVGRTRYALMTNEHGVVIDDGVCARLADQHFYVTATTSGVDRIYQQMLKWNAQWRLDVDITNVTAALAAVNLAGPLSRQVLAKVCDDVELSAEAFPYLGVRLGTVAGIPARILRVGFVGELGYEVHVPARHAERLWDALMQAGAGLGIRPFGVETQRLLRLEKGHVIISQDTDGMTHPAEIDMQWAIGRKKPFFVGKRSIEILEAQPLKRKLVGFTLPQGSPQPLEGHLVLDGPDISGNVTSCEYSQTLGQIIGLAYAGAHQATPGMHIPIRVEGGVMVNAQVVQLPFFDPDNQRQEL